The nucleotide window CAATGTGCGAGTGCTCATCTACAATACCGGCAGAGATATGTTTGTTAGTAGCATCAACCACTTTAGCGCCTGCAGGCGCAGCAAGGTTTTTACCAATAGCTTTAATTTTGCCGTTCTCAATCAGTACGTCGGTATTTTTAAGGATGCCCTCTTTTTCGTTGGTCCAAACGGTGCCGTTTTTAAATAAGGTAGTTTCGGCTTTTGGTAATGCTGCGTTACCATAGGCCACAAACGGATAAATTACCGGGCCAACAGTTGTGTTTGTTTTAGCCGCATCAGCACCAGTGGCGCCTCCAGGGGCACCACCACGGTTACCACCAAAGCCACCACGACCGCCAAAGCCGCCTGCAGGGGCAGGGCCACTGTATGTGGCTGTCCATTTGCCCATGGTGCCATCAGGCATAATTGATTCGCCTTTGAAGGTTAAAGGTGAAGTTGAGGCGATATAACCCGATAAGCGGATAGCGCCTTTGGGTTTGTTCTGGAAATCGAAATATAAACTTACAATATCGCCGGCACGGGTAAATGTACCTGTAGCACGGGTGCTATCGGCACCAGCGCGATCGATAGTTGCGGTGTAAGCACCAGCTGTTCCATTTACCGTTAAGGTAGTATTGGCAAGGCCATCACCGGTGATGGTGAATTTACCTTTAATATCAGATACGTCCATTTTGCTTACCACAAACTGGCGGCCTTCCACCCAGTTTTCGTAGATCACATTGTCAGCCTTAAATAAGTTTGCTGAAGTGATGAGGAAGTTGGCCATTTTACCTTTAGTAAGCGTGCCTACTTTATCACTGATGCCCAGCATTTCGGCAGGGACAGTGGTCAGCGCGTTTAAAGCTTGTTTTTCAGTCAAACCGAAGTCCATAGCCTTGCGCAGGTTTGTCCAGAAATCGCGTGGACTGGCTACACCAGTTGACGTAATAGCGAACTTAATACCGGCTTTCTCTAAAGCTGCCGGGTTGGTTGGCGCCAGTTCCCAATCTTTCAATTGCTCAAAGCTTACGCTGCGGGCATCAATAGGGTCTTCTACATCATACGGTGCAGGGAAGCTAAGCGGGATAATGAACGTACTGTTCAGCGCTTTCATGGCATCTATACGCTGATACTCTTTACCATCGGTTTTGTAAATGTATTGCTTGCCAAACTCCTTACCAATTTTGGCAGCACGCAATATGCTGGCAGGGTCGCCAACTTCAAATATCTGCGGTAAGTTTTGGGTTTTGTTAAATTCGTCTAACGATATGTTATATTCCTCTTTCGTGTTTTTATACCACTGTGCATCTAAGTATGATTGGCGCAATAAAGCCACGCTACCCATTAATGATGAAGGATAATTAGTAGCGGCTGTGCCTTTACTGAAAGAATAGTTAGCTGATGAAACATCATTCAACATCACAAAGTTATCACGCTCATCGCCAAGACTTACCGCCGATGCGGTACCACGGGCAATACCATCGCGGATGATAGATTGTACGGCGCCAAAGCCATATTTTTTCAGATCGGCCGCAGCGGTTGAATTAACATGGAAAATACTCTTTACATTCATTTCAGGCTTAATGGCTTCGTTCCAGCCAAAAGCGCCCGGCTTGGTTGTTGACATTACCGAAGTACGGATGCCTGTAAAGCCACCCGCACCAAACTGGGCACGCGCGATTTCGGGTGTTCCGTAACTGGTAAAAGCGTCAACCAGCGAAGGATAGATAAATTTGCCTTTCAAATCAATCGTTATATAGCCTTTTGGTACGGCAACGCCTGTGCCCACGGCTTCAATAACTCTGTCTTTAACCAGTAATGTCCCGTTGGTTATGGTTTGATCAGCGCTAACTACTATAGTAGCGTTGGTAAATGCGTATTGCCCGGGGCGGATATCCCACGCGCCATTTACCGGGTAGGTATCCTGGGCGCGGCATAAATGCATAAGTAACAAGGCAAAACAAAAAAGTAATAGTTTCTTCATTTTGTTTAAGGGTTTTTTTACTAAAATATTGAAAATTACCTTCGGGGGGTGCAATCGCTCTTAATATCATACATTTGTTACATCATTCCGGTTGAATTTAGACGCTAAAAACAAGATTGGCGGGCACTAATCAAATAAATTGGGCATACAAGCATAAATTTATAAGCGTCAAAGGTTGTGCAGAATAATCATCACAGGATATTCATTATATCATAACGCATCTATATATTTGAAATAAAATAATCCATTATGTACACTTTCTTTAAAAATTTCCACTCGGGCTTTCGTTACATCGTTTTTATACTGGTGCTGATAGCCATTATACAATCATTAGCAGGCTGGCTGGGCAAAAAGCCTTATACCAATGGTAACCGCAAGATGAATTTGTTTGCCATGATATCGGCGCATACACAATTACTTATTGGGTTGATACTTTATTTTTTAAGTCCGCTGGTACAATTTGCCAGCAGCACCATGAAGAATAATGAACTGCGTTACTGGACGGTTGAACATATTAGTATGATGATCATTGCCATTGTGTTGATCACTATTGGGCATAGCCGCTCAAAGAAAGCTGTTGCGCCTGAAGCCAAGCACCGGGCCATTGCCATATTTTATATTTTAGCTACTTTGGTAATAGTTGTAGCTATAATACAAAGCCACAGACCGTTGCTGGGTATGACCAATTAAATGTTTTTTTGAGAAAAAGTTTGCAGATTAAATTTTATTTATATTTTTGCTATCCAATGATCCAAATCAACCATAAATTTAGCTGGTGGCACCAAAGTAATTTTGGCAGCCGGTAAATTTGTGATCTGAATAACTAAGCGATTATAAACCTATTATGAACCCGGTGCACCAACACCGGGTTTTTTCGTTTTAGGCCATTTACATATACTAATGAAAAAAATAAAAATTAATACCACACACACGAAGCTATTAGCTGATACCACCACGCCGGTAAGCATTTACCTGCGCCTGCGCGATGTATTCCCAAATTCGCTGCTGCTGGAAAGTTCGGATTACCATAGTCGCGAAAACAGCATGAGCTATGTATGCTGCGAACCCATTGGCGGCTTAACACTTACCGCCAACGAATTGAACATTAAATACCCGGATGGTACACAGGAAGATTATAAGGCAGGCCAGTTTGAGTTGTTACCTAAGATAGACGAATTCCTGGCGGCGTTTGAAACCACGGATACCAAGCTGAAGATCATATCGAACGGCTTATTCGGTTATTTCACGCACGAGGCGGTTGAGCATTTTGAAACTATCCGTTTAAAAAAATCGGATGATACTTCGCGCCGCATCCCCGAAATGCAGTACCATATTTATAAATATATCATAGCGATAGACCATTTCAAGAATGAACTCTATATTTTTGAGAATCAGGTAGGTGAAACAGGGGACGGTAAAGGCCTGGAGAAAATATCATACCTAATCCGTAACAAAAATTTCCCTGAATATCATTTTCAAACGGCTGGAAGCGAACAGAGTAACCTCACGAACGAGGGCTTTATGGCCATAGTAGAGAAAATGAAGCAGCATATTTATCGCGGCGATGTGTTCCAGATCGTCCCCTCAAGGGCGTTTTCGCAACAATTCAGCGGCGATGAATTTAACGTTTACCGTGCGCTGCGGTCTATCAACCCATCGCCTTACCTGTTCTATTTTGATTACGGCGATTTCAGGATCTTTGGTTCATCACCCGAAGCACAGATCACCGTGAAGAACCGTGTAGCCAGCATATTCCCTATAGCCGGTACCTTTAAACGCAGCGGCGACGACGAGAAAGACGCCGAAATAGCCCGCGCCCTGGAAGCCGACCCCAAAGAATCGGCCGAACACGTAATGCTGGTTGATCTGGCCCGTAACGACCTTAGCCGCCATTGTACCAACGTGGAAGTGAAGGCCTTTAAAGAAGTGCAGTATTATTCACACCTGATACATTTGGTATCGCACGTAAGTGGGACTTTGCGCCCTGGCGTATCATCATTTAAAGTAGTGGCCGATACCTACCCTGCCGGCACACTAAGCGGTGCGCCAAAATACAGGGCTATGGAGATAATTGACGAAAATGAGAATATCAAACGCAACTTTTATAGCGGCGCTATAGGCTATCTAGGCTTTAACGGCGATTTTAATCACGCTATTATGATCCGTTCATTTTTGAGTAAGAACAATACCCTACACTACCAGGCCGGTGCCGGCATTGTAGCCGATTCGGTAGCGGAGAGTGAACTGAAAGAAGTGGATAATAAGATTGCCGCATTGCGCAAGGCGTTAGAGATGGCAACGGAACTGTAATCGAATAATTAAAGATAATTTTAAATAATAATAAATAATTTTCGCCTTTTTTATAGCGGATGGACGTGCAAAATGAATAATAAAATTTTAATAATAGATAATTACGATTCTTTCACCTACAACCTGGTGCATTTGGTTAATGAGATTGGCCTGGAATGCGAGGTATGGCGTAACGACCAATTCAAAATGGAGGATGTTGCCGCTTTTGATAAGATCATTCTCTCGCCGGGTCCGGGTATCCCATCGGAAGCGGGACTATTGCTGGATGTGATCAAAACATACGCGCCTACAAAAAGTATATTTGGGGTGTGCTTAGGTCAGCAGGCCATTGCCGAGGTTTTTGGCGGTCAGCTATATAATTTAAGCCGGCCTATGCATGGGATTGCTACGCCTATAAAAGTAACCGATGGTTCAGAAAAATTATTTAACGGGTTGCCGGATTCTATAAACGTAGGCCGTTACCACTCGTGGGTTGTATCGCGCGAGGGTTTCCCCGATAGCCTGGAAATTACCGCCATTGATGAAAAAGATAATTCCATTATGGCGCTGCGTCATAAACAATATGATGTCCGTGGGGTACAGTTCCACCCCGAATCGGTATTGACGGAATATGGGAAAGAAATGATGCAGAATTGGTTAAATAGCTAACAATACTCCACCTGTCATTGCGAGGAACGAAACAATCGCGAACTATGCATAACCGCTTTTTGGGTGTGCGATTGCTTCGTTCCTCGCAATGACATACTTTTGAACAATGACTATCCTTGATAAAATAGTTGTCCGCAAACGTGAAGAAGTTGCCGCGGCTAAACAGCAAACCAGTATTGCCCAATTAGAAGCAACGGAATTTTTTAACCGCCAGCCCTATTCGCTGCGCCAGTTCCTGCTTGATCCGGCCCGCACGGGCATTATTGCTGAGTTTAAACGCCGTTCGCCATCGAAAGGGATCATCAACGATAAGGTGACTGTCGAGGATGTGACCACCGGTTATGCAGCTGCTGGCGCATCCGCAATATCGGTACTAACCGACACCGGATTTTTTATGGGTAAGGCGGCCGATCTGATCGCAGCACGCAGGGTTAACAGCGTTCCGCTGCTGCGTAAAGATTTTATGATAGACGAATACCAGGTGTTGGAAGCCAAAGCCTGGGGCGCGGATATTATTCTGTTGATTGCCGCTATCCTTACCCCGGATGAGATACAAACCCTGGCCTCGCTGGCTAAAAGCTTAGGCTTAAGCGTGCTGTTGGAAGTGCATAACCTGGAAGAACTGCAACGCAGCATAAACCCCAATGTTGATGCTATAGGCGTAAACAACCGCAACCTGGCCGATTTTACCGTATCGGTAGAAACATCTTTTAAACTGGCTGAACATATCCCTGCCGAATTTTTAAAGGTATCTGAAAGTGCTATCAGCAATACAGAAACCATTAAGCAATTAAAAACAGCCGGCTTTAACGGATTTTTAATCGGCGAGAATTTTATGCGCCAGGAAAACCCGGGGGATGCAATGAGGGAGTTTGTGAAGGGGTTGTGAGTTACCGGATGTTTTGCTTTTGGTGATTGACAGATAGGATTATTATTCGATCATTCTCTATAAGGTAATAAATGCAATAATCTCTCCAGATTAATACATAACTATTATTTCTTGTCGGTTTTCCTAAAAATGGATGTTTTGTTAGAACGTTAAATTCTTTAAAAATTTGTTTAACGAACTTTATAGAATATGTATTTGATTGATTTCTGGTATTATTAAATTCAATGATGTAATCTATATTTAGATAGGCTTTCCTTGATACAATTAATCTTTTAGCCATTTTTCATATCGCTTTTCAAATTGTTCAAGTGTTATAAAGTCACCATTTTTAATATCTTGTTTCCCTTGTTCAATATCCTTTAAATGTTCTTCAGGAACTTCATAAACAGCATGCTCTTCTTGAATTAATTGATTAACCAACTCTAATAACTCAGGATTATCAAGCGTATCGATCTTCTCGTGGATGGATTTTTTTAACTCTGTTAATGTCATAATATAAATTTACAACTTTTCATTTAAATCTAATAATCATTGGCAAATTCCATGCCTAACCAGCATAACAAAAAGCCAATAAGCCAAACCCATTTTATTAGCTTAAACCATGGGGCTTTTATACCTTCATATAATTATAAACCTGTGATATGAAAAGAATATTCCTGTTGGCCGCTATGGCATGCTTTGCCTTTGCCGCAAATGCGCAATATGTAAGTTTAAACGCTGCCGAAATTGGCAAACTAAAGCAATTATGCAGTACCGATGCTTCGGCCAAAGCCCGTTTTATGGAAATGCAAAAAGCTGCCGATGCCGCATTAACGGACACCCCAAATCCTATTGATACCATCCATACCGAAGGGCGCTTAAAAGGCGACCCTAAAAAAACAGCAACGGCACTGGCTTTTAATGATATGCGCAAAATGTATGCGCTGGCTTTAATGTACCGCACCGGGGGCAATAAGAAATACCTGGATAAAGCGGTTGAGTTTTTGGCCGCCTGGTCGCAAAAGAATGTGCCTAACGGCGATCCCATTGATGATACCAACCTTGACCCGGCGGTAGAGGCTTACGACCTGATAAAAGGCGACCTGGACGCGGCCAATAATAAACTGATCAGCAAC belongs to Mucilaginibacter boryungensis and includes:
- a CDS encoding amidohydrolase family protein — encoded protein: MKKLLLFCFALLLMHLCRAQDTYPVNGAWDIRPGQYAFTNATIVVSADQTITNGTLLVKDRVIEAVGTGVAVPKGYITIDLKGKFIYPSLVDAFTSYGTPEIARAQFGAGGFTGIRTSVMSTTKPGAFGWNEAIKPEMNVKSIFHVNSTAAADLKKYGFGAVQSIIRDGIARGTASAVSLGDERDNFVMLNDVSSANYSFSKGTAATNYPSSLMGSVALLRQSYLDAQWYKNTKEEYNISLDEFNKTQNLPQIFEVGDPASILRAAKIGKEFGKQYIYKTDGKEYQRIDAMKALNSTFIIPLSFPAPYDVEDPIDARSVSFEQLKDWELAPTNPAALEKAGIKFAITSTGVASPRDFWTNLRKAMDFGLTEKQALNALTTVPAEMLGISDKVGTLTKGKMANFLITSANLFKADNVIYENWVEGRQFVVSKMDVSDIKGKFTITGDGLANTTLTVNGTAGAYTATIDRAGADSTRATGTFTRAGDIVSLYFDFQNKPKGAIRLSGYIASTSPLTFKGESIMPDGTMGKWTATYSGPAPAGGFGGRGGFGGNRGGAPGGATGADAAKTNTTVGPVIYPFVAYGNAALPKAETTLFKNGTVWTNEKEGILKNTDVLIENGKIKAIGKNLAAPAGAKVVDATNKHISAGIVDEHSHIAATGGINEGSQAVTAEVRIQDVLDAEDINLYRQLAGGVTTSHILHGSANPIGGQTQLIKHRWGVLPDEMKFEGSDGFIKFALGENVKGSNNNGINTNPRFPQTRMGVEEVYIDEFTRAKEYLAARAVKGNNVRRDLELDAIGEILNNKRFITCHSYVQSEINMLMHVSDSMGFHINTFTHILEGYKVADKMKAHNIAGSTFSDWWAYKNEVAEAIPYNGKLMHEVGLVTGFNSDDEEMARRLNQEAGKAVTYGKMSEEEALKLVTLNPAKMLHVDNKIGSIKVGKDADVVVWSADPLSIYAVCEKTYVDGIPYWDIEKDAENQKAIKAESGRIIQKMIEAKSGGAAVQRGAGNAGRRPRYECETLEEGNFVVADDTYVQDAKERAEQHAAQRAQNK
- a CDS encoding anthranilate synthase component I family protein, which translates into the protein MKKIKINTTHTKLLADTTTPVSIYLRLRDVFPNSLLLESSDYHSRENSMSYVCCEPIGGLTLTANELNIKYPDGTQEDYKAGQFELLPKIDEFLAAFETTDTKLKIISNGLFGYFTHEAVEHFETIRLKKSDDTSRRIPEMQYHIYKYIIAIDHFKNELYIFENQVGETGDGKGLEKISYLIRNKNFPEYHFQTAGSEQSNLTNEGFMAIVEKMKQHIYRGDVFQIVPSRAFSQQFSGDEFNVYRALRSINPSPYLFYFDYGDFRIFGSSPEAQITVKNRVASIFPIAGTFKRSGDDEKDAEIARALEADPKESAEHVMLVDLARNDLSRHCTNVEVKAFKEVQYYSHLIHLVSHVSGTLRPGVSSFKVVADTYPAGTLSGAPKYRAMEIIDENENIKRNFYSGAIGYLGFNGDFNHAIMIRSFLSKNNTLHYQAGAGIVADSVAESELKEVDNKIAALRKALEMATEL
- a CDS encoding anthranilate synthase component II encodes the protein MNNKILIIDNYDSFTYNLVHLVNEIGLECEVWRNDQFKMEDVAAFDKIILSPGPGIPSEAGLLLDVIKTYAPTKSIFGVCLGQQAIAEVFGGQLYNLSRPMHGIATPIKVTDGSEKLFNGLPDSINVGRYHSWVVSREGFPDSLEITAIDEKDNSIMALRHKQYDVRGVQFHPESVLTEYGKEMMQNWLNS
- a CDS encoding type II toxin-antitoxin system RelE/ParE family toxin, with translation MAKRLIVSRKAYLNIDYIIEFNNTRNQSNTYSIKFVKQIFKEFNVLTKHPFLGKPTRNNSYVLIWRDYCIYYLIENDRIIILSVNHQKQNIR
- the trpC gene encoding indole-3-glycerol phosphate synthase TrpC, with translation MTILDKIVVRKREEVAAAKQQTSIAQLEATEFFNRQPYSLRQFLLDPARTGIIAEFKRRSPSKGIINDKVTVEDVTTGYAAAGASAISVLTDTGFFMGKAADLIAARRVNSVPLLRKDFMIDEYQVLEAKAWGADIILLIAAILTPDEIQTLASLAKSLGLSVLLEVHNLEELQRSINPNVDAIGVNNRNLADFTVSVETSFKLAEHIPAEFLKVSESAISNTETIKQLKTAGFNGFLIGENFMRQENPGDAMREFVKGL
- a CDS encoding cytochrome B; this translates as MYTFFKNFHSGFRYIVFILVLIAIIQSLAGWLGKKPYTNGNRKMNLFAMISAHTQLLIGLILYFLSPLVQFASSTMKNNELRYWTVEHISMMIIAIVLITIGHSRSKKAVAPEAKHRAIAIFYILATLVIVVAIIQSHRPLLGMTN